The genomic window TGCCTACCCAACGCTGCGCCAAGGGTCTTGGTCCGGCGTTCAAAATTGTAAAGCGACCTTCCTCGAGCTTTAAGACTGAGGCAACAGCGCTTGCAACTTGAACGGTTTCATCAGTACTCCCGTCATCAACCAACAACACTCTCCAGTTATTGCAGGGTGGATCACTGGCCAAAATGCTGCTCAGGCACACCTTGATGTTGGTGGCCTCGTTATAAGCAGGAACAACCACTGTGAGCTCCGTTCTCTTGAGGGTTTCCCCCTTGCTAGTAGGTGGCTGCCCAGGCTGAAACTGCTTGGAATTTAAGGTTGGAGCATTTTGGAACACACGTACAAGACTGAACAGCAGCAGTAATAAGCCGAGTGCTGCTCCTGCAGCAAAGACAATCAAGATCCAAGTAAGGATCAACAAAATTGTTTCCCTAAAAAGTCCTTCTATCAAATCATCTCAAGGAGTAATCGCGGAAATCAGTTCCATAGGCATTTGCGGTGAAAGCTGGAATGACCAGTTAACCCTGTAATCAAAATCACAGGTCGCCATGAGCACAGTCACTAACTAATTGATAAAAGTCATGGATAATCATTGTATCAATGAAGTAATGATCATCATTTGGTCAAACCCATGACAACAAATAAATTCGAATTAGAGATCGAAAAGATCATCACACTCTGCATTGCGATTGGCTTTGTAACAACTGTTGCCACATCAGCTTTTGCAGAAGTCAATGCGCAGTTGAATACCAACTCAAATACTGCAGGCCTTCCCTTTGAAAGACTGCATAACGAAGTTAAGGCGAGGAACTGAGATTGCCTTAATAAGACTTACTAATCCATGTTTGCTGATAGCTTTTATTTGCAAAAGCAAAATGCAATTTTCTAATATTAGGTGTATTTGCTCGTAAATTCTTTGTTGGTAATAATCAAAGCCGATTTTTTACGAGCTTGCCTATATGCCGATGTTTCTATGCATGCAAGTACAAGTAGGTGCCACAATGGCTGAGGTTCCTTTGCGCAGGGTGTCCCGCATTGTCAGTCGAGAAGCCCATTGAGCCAAGCACTGTGATGCAGTTTCAGACCGAGAAATTGCGTAGAACAATCCAGGAGTGTCAGGATGTTGACACCCTACGTGGCATCGCAATGCAATTGTTGCAACTTCACGAGAAAAAAAGCGCAATTGCAGAGTGGGCAACAAAAAAGGGAGTTGATGCTGAATGTCGAGCACTTGTGGCCGAGATGGGTAACAACAACAAGCTGGCCAACACTTTTCAAATAATACGAAGTGACGGCCAATCAGATGAGATCGCTGGTAGGCATTTTTCCAGCTATGACGAGGCACATACTGTCTTGGAAAGATATTATGCTGATCTCAGCTGTTGCGATGAGGATGAAAGAGAATACTATGACATTGTTGAGGTAAATAGCTAAGGGATGATGCCTAAGCCACCCCTTATCATTATTTCAAATGGAAGTATTTACCTAAAACAAGAAAGGAAATTCAGCATCCCATCTTCCTTGTTGATCTTATCAAAACTGAGAAGTAACTAAGGGGAAATGCTTGATGAAAGGCGGAAACAGCACTTTGTTTTAAGCGACAAACTAATTACTTCATTCTTGTTTATTCAGTCGATGTGAATGAAAAAAAAAGATTCTGGAAATTAATTCACTATGCAGAAAGTTGACAAACAAATCTAAATCCATACAGCTCAGGACTATCTTGTTGAATCAACAGATCTGAAAAGCCTTGGTAGGCCTATCTATGGTTTTTCACCAGGGCAAATCCCAGCCCATTCGACCAAATAGCCAAATTCCTAAGGTGACCTTGGCTCCAGTTGTTAAAAGCCACCAGCCCAAGAGCTGCTTTTTAGTAAAGCCAAACAGCATTTTGACAAGACCTTAGTCATTACCATTCATAGCCCACCAAGCGGTCTGTTAGCTACCAGCTGTAGTGGTTAGTCAAAAAAGAGCCCCCAGCTGTCGGTCTGGAGGCCTGCATACCTTGCTCAATTCAAATCAAAACGCGCTCAATAGCCTTGCGCTCTCGTAAGTAATACTCATTGCTGTATCTCGAGTCAGCTGGTTTGCAGGACGAGAAACCAACCTCGCATACTGGGATATGTGAGGGCGGCCAGCTCTGGGCATGGTCCCAGTGATAATTGGAGAGGCTTGCCAACATACAAGATAAAAAAGAAGCTCAATCAATCGGCATCTGGTTCCGCTTTGATTCTGTAATAGCGATCAACGCCGAGCCATTTCCAAGTTGCTCTAGCTGACTTTGGCCCCATAAAGGCAGCTAAAAGAAGGATTGGTAAAGACACCCAGACAACTCCTGCTTGAAACGTTAGCCAAATAAGCCATCCAACAAATACAAGCTGAAGCAGACCAAGGATGGTAAAAACTGTTCCTCTGGGGTAGCGGAAGCCTTTGTAGAGAAGAACTGTGCACATGCCAAGGGTGAATGCTGGGGGCATCGCCAAAGCGATGTTCTTCACCCAGAACTCAAGCAGAGACGTATCTCCATAGATGGGGATACCGCTCAATGAGGGGTTAGTGGCCAGTAGTGCTAGCAGGAATATGACGGTTAGACCTGCGGCGAGTTGACGACTCATGGCTTCGTTGGAACACCCCCTGGAGATAGCAGGTTCTGATGACACTCGCAGTGACTTGGTGGAAAACCAAGTCAAGCAATCCTGGCATCCATAAGTCCCGTACTGAGAAGTAGAAACAAGATGACTTGATGATCGCGAAAAAGCTTTGCAATAAAGCTGCAAACAGTTGAGAGGCGCTAGACAAGCTCAGACCACAAAAAAGCCCCGACGAGCGGGGCGAGGTCAAAGGGTTTTTCAGAAGTGATTGCCAAATGAATTACTTCTGGTACTCCTGTCCGCGATAGGTGAGCACAGGATGGGTCTGGGCTGCTTTCAGCTTGTTGTTTGCGTAGACAGTGCGGCGGTATGTCAGTTCTACGAGTTGCTTAGGTGCAACTTCTTTGTGCTGGGCATACTGCTGGCCGCGATAAAGAAGCGTGGTCATGATTCAGAGTCCGAAATGACGTCCAAGTCCCCGTTCCATGGCTTGGCTCGAACTGCGCCCTGCAATGATCAGGGTGAACGTTTTGGTAGCTATCGCTACAAATCAATTATGCACTCTGCGCGGCAGGGTTGGTTGTTCATGCGGATACAAAATCGTGCATGGATGGCGCCTCTTCGCTTTGGATTACAACTGTGAAGCTGTTCTGGAAATCTAGATTCGGTCTGAATTCTCTCTAAAGCTGTCGTTACCGAAGTGACCATTCATGACTTTTATCGGGCCGTGGCCGCAACAAATCTTTACGGGTATGGATGAATGCGGGTAAGTATCCTTGCAGAACTTACAGCAAGTTTCGCTATTGATTTCTTGATCGAATGAGTGTTGGTCCTTAAAAGGGAGCTAATCAGAGTGAATGAGAACTGGGCATATTTCAACCAAAGAATTAGTGACAAGATTCAACAGTAGAAATACTTGAAATCGTCAGTAAGGCAGCAGGCTCTGCTGGCCTCCCTCAGCGGGCCGGCATTCAGCTCAGTCCTAATGAACACCTCTCCTAAATGAGACGAGAAAAACTGAGAATCACAATAAAAAATCCCCTTGGTTTCCGGACCCAGGGGATTGGACGCCGTCCATGGCTAACTTCGCATCTGCTTGGGGAAGAAGCTGTAATCAAGGCACCAAGCGAACGTGCCGAATGTATCGATCATCCTGATCAGTATTCACTATTCCCCTGAGTTAGGTATTTATTTTCAAGTTTTGGGACTACCAAAAGTCTAAATATCAAGAGTCATAAGCATAGTAACGTATAAATAAATTGAACAAACCAATAAAAAATGAGTACTGAACTGTGCACCCATAAAATGGAATGAAAGATCTAACGGTCGCTTTTCATGCATCAAATTTCAAAAGAAAGAAGAGGGGCGTTGGAGTGGATGGGATTACAGAAAGAAAAATATCAACAAGCGAATCAGGTTGTTGTGACTATCAACATTCTCGTGCAAGTCTAACAAGGTTAATTTAACAGAAAATTGACTAGCCATTGGCACGAAAATCACTAGAATTCCTCAATAGAGTCAGCCAGTCATGACCTCACCGCAAAGTCGAAGCTTGCTAAGCAAGTGTACTGATAATACTTGGCAGCTGCTGCGACGCACTCCACCAATGGTCTTTGCAACTGCTGTTTTCGTTTGCGGCATCGTCGCGGCATCTTCAATCTTAGTGAAAGGAATTCGCAGTAGTAATGACACAATTACTGTCACCGGAGCCAGTACGGAGCGGATTACGAGCGACTATGTCGATTGGTCTGTAAATGTTAAACAAACTGGGTACAACCAGCAGACTTCCTATCAGCTGCTAAAACCATCGTTAGAAAAAACGATTGTCTTTCTAAAAGCTAATGGGGTCAAGCCTGATGAGATAGAATTAGGAACTGTTAGGTCTAATAAAGATCAAGTTCGCAACCCAAAAACGGGAGAACTTCTATCAACAACTTGGACGACAACTCAAGCTGTTCTGATCGGAAGTTGGGATGTTAAAAAAATCCACATGATTTCAGGAAAGATCAGTGCCCTAATTGGTGAAGGGGTACCTCTTTCAATTAATCGACCCTCCTACACTTTTACAAAGCTTGCAGCCAAGCGAGTTGACATGCTCGCAAAAGCTACTCGTGATGCACGGAAACGTGCAAAGGCTATTGCCCAGGAAGCAGGCTCGAGTATTGGCGCAATTACCAACGCCGATACCGGCACATTCCAGATCACAGTGCCTAACTCTACACAAATGAGTAGTTATGGATCATACGACACCAGCACAATCAAAAAAGACATCACCGCGGTTATGGGGGTAACATTTAGGGTTGAATGAAGACTGAATAAGTCTATAGAGTTGAGGTTTTATCTTATTAATAATACGATTGCTGATTATACTAAAATGAGTAATTCCATGGATTGTGCTAATACATTGCCAGTGATTTTTTATTCTTTTTCATTGATAGCCTGATTCGAAACGAAGAGTCTTGTTTAAAGTTCTGTATTGCTTGAGCCAAAACATTACATTGCATGATCAGGATAGGGATTGTCAAGAATTTGATTGCATACTTGCTAAATGATCCAGTACTAGCTAGTAAATATGAGCATCATTCGCAATGTTTTTTTCTAATGATCTAGAATTGAAAAGAGAATCTATTCAATGCAGGGCAACCATTGCCAGGCAATTGCCAATAGTCTTGAACGATCGTCCTCAGCCTTCACCCCAGCCAGTTTTAGGGAATTTTATTGAATTCAATGCTAAAGATAATGCAATTACACAACAATATTGAGCAGGATGAATCAATCCCAATGATGATTGGGTGCATCATCAGTTACCTACACTGATGATGAGCATAACTACCTTATTGCTACGGCCATGACCCGCGAACGAGATCCCTTCCGCATCCCACGAGCAGGACTAGAGATCGCGGCGATTGCAGGCCTTACATCGATTGATATCAACCTCAATGGAGGAGCCATCAATGGTGGCGAAATCGTTGCCGAGTCAACGCTCGGCGGGATGGCCGTCTATGCCATCTACCAAACTCTTCTGAGCGGATTAAGAACCGAAGCATTGCGCAAGAGGGGTGCGATCAGCCGCACCGTACAAATCCAAATGATAAGTACAACTGTCTGGGAATCCGTTAAACAGGGTGCCGCAGTCAGTGTCTTGTTGGGTGTATTGCTACTGGTGTTCCCTTGGTTGAGCCTCCCACTCTCAATCATGGGGATGGTCGGCATGGGTGTTGCCTCTATTGAATTGTTCAACGCGTTCTGGGATGGTCTTGATGCAATGCAGCGAGCTGAGCTTCATGCTGCATCAATGGAAGCCGGAGTGAATCTACGTCGCTTTCTGAATGGTGATCAGCCTGATGTTCAATTTTTTTAAATCAAAACGAGGACTTCTACGCAAGCTTTCATTTGTCTGGGCTTCTGCAAAAGCCTCACCCTCATGAACCTCCTGTCTAGACATCTCCAATGAAGGAAAGTTCGTTAGTCGCATTGATCTTTCGCTCACCGCCATATCTAGACCGCGACAGCCTGAACTTCTTCAGTACGAGTGATTTTTAAATAGAAACAGACTAGTATCAATAAAAAAGTCAAACTCAAGTAAAGATTTTCTTGTTTGCCCACTTTGTTATCTTTGATTGTTGCCAATTAGTGAGAGTATATTCCTGTTCTTATCCTTATGTCTGCGATTCTTATCGCAAAGAATCCATATTATTTAAGAGGTTTGGAAAGTTTTGCTCGTCATTTCTTTGCCAATAACAAAGTCTCATCAACTCTACTAAGGGTTTAGATCTCATGTGTGCAGTTCATGCTCAGTTCAAACGGTACACAACTGTTCGGTAGCTGTAGCAAATTTGAGCTCAAAGAGGCGATGTCATCAGGCTGAGTCATCGCCTCTTTGGGCAAAGACTTAACCCTGGCAGCCATATCGGTATTGACCCAACCTGGACAAATCGCTGTCACGCGGATGCCTTGCTCCCATCCTTCGTTACGCATGGTCTGACAAAGGCCCATCAGAGCAAACTTACTAACGGTGTAGCCAGCCAAGCGGCCCTTGGAGCGCTTGCCACTCATTGACACCAACACAATGATGCGCGCCTCAGCATGACATTCAAGCTGAGACCAAGCAGCGCGGCTGAGCATCCATGGGCCCATGACATTCACCTGCCAGAGCTGATCAATCTCATGCTGCTGGTTATCATTAAACCGTATGGGCGTGCGATGAAATATGCCTGCACAGTGAATCAAACTATCGAAACCACTGAAATGAGCCAAGCTTGCCGATACCCAGCTTTCGGCAGCGTTAACGTCCTGAGCTTCATAGGGATGTAGGAACACTTGTTCAGAACCAGCGATTGCCGGGTCAAGTGAGCTGCCAATTAGGCATTTAGGGTCCCGTAGGCCAAGGCTAAGACGATGGCCATCAGCCAACATTCGTTCGGCAATTGCTCGGCCGATACCTCGACTGGCACCACTGATCAAGATGGTGCGCATCATTTCTGAATGGTCGTAAATCCAAAAACATTATTGCTGGGAGTTCTCGTGATTCTCATAACTCTGCAGAATCTGAAAACCTTTTGATGAAATCCCGCTCCACCCAGACAATCAAAGCCCATGCAACGGAGCAAGCGGTCGCGGGGATCCATTGTTGTTTAATCAGGTCGATAAGCGCAAGCGTGCTTGCGGTGATGGCTAATGCCCGAAGTCCAAAACGTGAGAATCGCAGAAGTTGGTTGTTCATTAGTTTCTCTTCTCCTTTAACAATACTGAGTAAAAAGCCAACTCAACTAGGGAGTGATCAGCTGATCTGATTTTGAAAGGTTTTGATGCTACCGGGAGTCGGCTAGATCAATCGATTCTAATGACTAAGAGTTTTAACTTTTAACCCAGAGTTAAGGGTTGAGTCAAAAGCTTCACTTTCCTCTAATGACGAGATGGCGAAATTCAACTTAAGAAGATTCTTACATGTAGTAACTCGATGCAGAATCAGAAATGATAAAAGTGCTACGTATGTTTATCGGCTAACGAATCAAGAGCATCATATCGGAATCACACTAGTTCATTTTACCGAGGCTGAAGGTAGTGACAGTTTCACCTTAGCAACCACCAGTAACGGCAGAGAGGGGAATAAAACAGACAGTGCAGATCAACATCAAAACCGAAGGATAGAAAGCCATCGTGAAACCAAGCGCTCGTCCTACCGCACCACGCCGATAGCCTGCAAAGAAGAGAACTCTCCCTAGTGCAAAAGACAATGCTGCTAGCGGTACGACAGACAACCATGCTGAGGGCATAACGAATGTCCAAGTGCCATAAACGAATGCTGCTAGGACAGACTGTTCAAGGGTATTTTGAAGAAGAGACTGGAGCAGGATGGCTCGATCAGAATCTGTTCTAAGACCTTTTCCATCTAGCTCGTCTGGGCTAAAGAAGCGATGCTTTGCAAGACGGCCAATCGAAATAGTAAGGCAGAGAGCAAGAATGATTAGTGATTTAAACAGAACAGAACTTTTTTCTAAGAGTGTAAGATTGGAATGGAAATTAAACGGATTTAGCAAAATTCCG from Prochlorococcus marinus str. MIT 9313 includes these protein-coding regions:
- a CDS encoding SIMPL domain-containing protein, producing the protein MTSPQSRSLLSKCTDNTWQLLRRTPPMVFATAVFVCGIVAASSILVKGIRSSNDTITVTGASTERITSDYVDWSVNVKQTGYNQQTSYQLLKPSLEKTIVFLKANGVKPDEIELGTVRSNKDQVRNPKTGELLSTTWTTTQAVLIGSWDVKKIHMISGKISALIGEGVPLSINRPSYTFTKLAAKRVDMLAKATRDARKRAKAIAQEAGSSIGAITNADTGTFQITVPNSTQMSSYGSYDTSTIKKDITAVMGVTFRVE
- a CDS encoding SDR family NAD(P)-dependent oxidoreductase — translated: MMRTILISGASRGIGRAIAERMLADGHRLSLGLRDPKCLIGSSLDPAIAGSEQVFLHPYEAQDVNAAESWVSASLAHFSGFDSLIHCAGIFHRTPIRFNDNQQHEIDQLWQVNVMGPWMLSRAAWSQLECHAEARIIVLVSMSGKRSKGRLAGYTVSKFALMGLCQTMRNEGWEQGIRVTAICPGWVNTDMAARVKSLPKEAMTQPDDIASLSSNLLQLPNSCVPFELSMNCTHEI
- a CDS encoding DUF4278 domain-containing protein; its protein translation is MTTLLYRGQQYAQHKEVAPKQLVELTYRRTVYANNKLKAAQTHPVLTYRGQEYQK
- a CDS encoding MAPEG family protein, producing MELSIKQSGVLHGMLTGTAISIGIIIFGILLNPFNFHSNLTLLEKSSVLFKSLIILALCLTISIGRLAKHRFFSPDELDGKGLRTDSDRAILLQSLLQNTLEQSVLAAFVYGTWTFVMPSAWLSVVPLAALSFALGRVLFFAGYRRGAVGRALGFTMAFYPSVLMLICTVCFIPLSAVTGGC